The proteins below are encoded in one region of Asticcacaulis excentricus CB 48:
- a CDS encoding helix-turn-helix domain-containing protein, whose product MWSTTCVIRWAKRLRNPSIAAKSTITGIGDRYSHIENTVIDIRKWWPIFAIGSTSAGKAFLQMLGVFAEFETSIRKERQLEGIATAKQAGVYKGRKPSVPVDEIKRLASEGMGATAIAKTLQVGRASVYRTLSVIDGS is encoded by the coding sequence ATGTGGTCTACGACCTGCGTCATCCGATGGGCAAAGCGACTAAGAAATCCGTCAATAGCCGCAAAATCCACTATAACGGGGATCGGAGACCGCTATTCACATATTGAGAATACGGTGATAGATATCCGCAAGTGGTGGCCGATTTTCGCAATTGGGTCTACGTCTGCGGGGAAGGCCTTTCTCCAGATGCTTGGCGTCTTCGCTGAGTTTGAAACCTCTATCCGTAAGGAACGCCAGTTAGAGGGCATCGCCACGGCGAAACAGGCGGGCGTCTACAAGGGCCGAAAGCCGTCTGTTCCTGTCGATGAAATCAAGCGCCTCGCCTCTGAGGGCATGGGCGCAACCGCTATTGCTAAGACGCTGCAAGTGGGCCGCGCGAGTGTCTACCGGACACTGTCTGTCATTGACGGTTCCTAG
- a CDS encoding heme biosynthesis protein HemY, whose amino-acid sequence MIRTLLILLSIITLIAVAFAAAGDPGTATLIWLGYRIDTPAAAAVIVIGLLAFAAVCFWNLVLWMSRAPQRAERQRANARRRQGEETLTRGFIAVVSGDGAEARRQAIKAVDLHDNVALVRILNALAAETAHDPVATRAAWTAMLSVPELKLAGLRGLMALAISEGDRTEAIRLAAEGYNQPKPAMWAFKTLFEARSTAGEWAEALDLVEGALNRKLVSPLFAERARAALMAASAARLEGAAEGQIREQALDYAVRAAKLQPMFAPGAVIAARLLAAHNKLGRAEDVLEAAYAAQPHPAIWLAYRDLVNDETPKDRARRLQGLIDRNPQHRESRLLEVERSVLSGVRADIERATAALEDELTEERLTRRLCGLMAKAALALQDVDGARGWVAKASLAKAEPDWSDLDPEGKAFAYTPSDWTTLVLTYAETGALAHPRHERAEKGLPDVPDMPTRYVPSMPFVKAAQKKSGPAPLPDNLALSPDGYDAAIAGHDLDEAEVAPPAPKPRARKTKPTK is encoded by the coding sequence GTGATCCGAACGCTTCTGATTCTCCTCAGCATCATTACCCTGATCGCCGTGGCCTTTGCCGCCGCCGGCGACCCCGGCACGGCCACCCTGATCTGGCTCGGCTACCGGATCGACACCCCGGCCGCCGCTGCTGTCATCGTCATCGGCCTGCTGGCCTTTGCAGCCGTGTGCTTCTGGAACCTCGTATTGTGGATGTCGCGCGCGCCACAGCGCGCCGAACGCCAACGGGCCAACGCGCGCCGCCGTCAGGGCGAAGAGACCCTCACGCGCGGATTTATCGCCGTCGTGTCCGGCGATGGGGCCGAAGCGCGCCGTCAGGCGATCAAGGCTGTGGACTTGCATGACAATGTGGCACTGGTGCGCATCCTCAACGCGCTGGCCGCCGAGACCGCCCATGACCCGGTTGCCACACGAGCCGCCTGGACGGCCATGCTCAGCGTGCCGGAACTGAAACTCGCGGGCCTGCGCGGCCTTATGGCCCTCGCGATTTCCGAAGGCGACCGCACCGAGGCCATCCGTTTGGCCGCCGAAGGCTATAACCAGCCCAAGCCCGCCATGTGGGCCTTCAAGACCCTGTTCGAAGCCCGCTCGACCGCCGGCGAATGGGCCGAAGCGCTCGATCTGGTCGAAGGGGCGCTGAACCGCAAGCTGGTCTCGCCGCTGTTTGCCGAACGCGCGCGCGCCGCCCTGATGGCCGCTTCGGCCGCCCGTCTGGAAGGCGCCGCCGAAGGACAAATTCGCGAACAGGCGCTCGATTACGCCGTGCGCGCCGCCAAGCTCCAACCCATGTTCGCCCCCGGTGCCGTCATCGCCGCGCGGCTGCTGGCCGCGCATAACAAGCTGGGCCGCGCGGAAGACGTGCTGGAGGCCGCCTATGCCGCTCAGCCGCACCCGGCCATCTGGCTCGCCTATCGCGACCTGGTGAATGATGAGACGCCAAAGGACCGCGCCCGCCGCCTGCAAGGGCTGATCGATCGCAACCCACAACACCGCGAAAGCCGTCTGCTGGAGGTCGAACGCTCCGTTTTAAGTGGTGTGCGCGCCGATATTGAGCGCGCCACCGCGGCGCTTGAGGACGAACTAACGGAAGAGCGACTGACGCGCCGCCTTTGCGGCCTGATGGCCAAGGCGGCCCTGGCCTTGCAGGACGTAGATGGCGCGCGAGGCTGGGTCGCCAAAGCCTCACTTGCCAAGGCCGAGCCCGACTGGTCCGACCTTGACCCAGAAGGAAAGGCCTTTGCCTATACACCGTCCGACTGGACAACGCTGGTCCTGACCTATGCCGAAACCGGGGCTTTGGCTCACCCGCGCCATGAACGCGCCGAAAAGGGCCTCCCAGACGTCCCCGACATGCCGACGCGCTACGTACCGTCTATGCCCTTCGTTAAAGCGGCGCAGAAAAAGTCAGGCCCCGCCCCCCTACCCGACAATCTGGCCCTCAGCCCGGACGGATATGACGCCGCCATTGCCGGACACGACCTCGATGAGGCCGAAGTCGCCCCTCCTGCCCCTAAACCCCGCGCCCGCAAGACAAAACCCACAAAATAA
- a CDS encoding COG4223 family protein: protein MTDDFAPNPIPAAAEPEKTRWGRGPLIIAFAFPIVFVLLALGVLGFAVYKEHLSAPQKTVADYFDAAAVAKDSEKDSEIARLTAELNALRVRQAQASVEAPQAPTYADPTALNRLSERLDRLEANQRLLIQAAAAATSASGLQQAAKGSQPFLSELADVEKSLTDTVMVAPLRPLAQKGVPSEIALALSFPAYAAKARTAASAKTDDSFLTRLTNALSGLISIRRIDGAARGPDALLLQAQGRLDQGDLNGALTVLSTLPPASQAALKPWMTDARNRVLVDTTTRRITVEALSRLSQANYSTANGADATADIGAGMAPQPENGL, encoded by the coding sequence ATGACCGACGACTTCGCCCCGAACCCGATCCCCGCTGCGGCGGAGCCGGAAAAGACCCGTTGGGGGCGCGGCCCGCTGATCATTGCCTTCGCCTTTCCCATCGTCTTTGTGCTGCTGGCACTGGGAGTGTTGGGCTTTGCGGTTTATAAGGAGCACCTGAGCGCCCCGCAAAAGACCGTGGCTGACTATTTCGATGCGGCGGCGGTGGCCAAGGACAGCGAAAAAGACTCCGAAATCGCCCGCCTGACCGCCGAACTAAACGCCCTGCGTGTACGTCAGGCGCAGGCCTCCGTCGAAGCCCCGCAAGCGCCCACCTATGCCGACCCGACGGCCCTCAACCGCCTGTCCGAGCGCCTCGATCGCCTTGAGGCCAATCAGCGCCTGCTGATTCAGGCCGCCGCTGCGGCTACCTCTGCCTCGGGCCTGCAACAGGCGGCTAAGGGGTCACAGCCCTTTCTGTCCGAACTGGCCGACGTTGAGAAGAGCCTGACCGACACGGTGATGGTCGCGCCGCTGCGGCCTCTGGCGCAAAAGGGCGTGCCCAGCGAAATCGCGTTGGCGCTCAGCTTCCCGGCTTACGCCGCTAAAGCCCGCACCGCCGCCAGCGCCAAGACGGACGACAGCTTCCTGACCCGCCTGACAAATGCACTCAGCGGCCTGATCAGTATACGCCGCATCGATGGCGCGGCGCGCGGCCCGGATGCCCTGCTGCTTCAGGCGCAGGGCCGTCTGGATCAGGGCGACCTCAACGGGGCGCTGACGGTCCTCTCCACCCTGCCCCCCGCCTCGCAAGCCGCCCTCAAGCCGTGGATGACCGATGCGCGCAACCGCGTGCTGGTTGATACCACCACACGCCGGATCACGGTCGAGGCCTTGAGCCGCCTCAGTCAGGCCAATTACAGCACGGCCAATGGCGCCGACGCCACGGCGGACATTGGGGCCGGTATGGCGCCTCAGCCGGAGAATGGCCTGTGA
- a CDS encoding uroporphyrinogen-III synthase, producing the protein MSKLIWITRTEPQASVTAQALRARGFDVVNDPLLEVEYCSPDIDVARFPHIVATSINGLKAFTRQYATRHQTVWTVGDATAREAREAGFVTVHSAGGDVEDLIRLLKSEAPQGPLLYPQPETPARDLSMALSGFDLHPVLFYRTVERDARDARAQRAAITHILLYSPRGAQACAPYLAGMSARVLCISEATAQRLREHLNFTGNLPSAGLNIEVVASPDEEALFARL; encoded by the coding sequence GTGAGCAAATTGATATGGATTACCCGAACGGAGCCGCAGGCCAGCGTCACGGCGCAGGCGCTGCGGGCGCGGGGCTTTGATGTGGTTAATGACCCGCTACTCGAAGTGGAATACTGCAGCCCTGACATCGATGTGGCGCGTTTTCCCCATATCGTCGCCACCTCGATCAATGGCCTGAAAGCCTTTACGCGCCAGTACGCAACGCGGCATCAGACGGTGTGGACTGTCGGCGACGCCACCGCCCGCGAAGCGCGTGAGGCTGGGTTCGTCACCGTGCATAGTGCCGGTGGCGATGTCGAAGACCTGATCCGACTGCTGAAGTCCGAGGCCCCGCAAGGCCCACTCCTCTACCCGCAGCCCGAAACCCCGGCGCGCGACCTGAGTATGGCACTATCGGGTTTCGACCTGCATCCGGTCCTCTTTTATCGCACCGTGGAGCGCGACGCCCGCGACGCCCGAGCGCAGAGGGCGGCTATTACCCATATCCTGCTATATTCGCCGCGCGGCGCGCAGGCCTGCGCGCCCTATCTGGCGGGTATGTCAGCGCGCGTCCTCTGCATCTCTGAGGCCACCGCCCAACGGTTGCGCGAACACCTCAATTTCACTGGAAATTTACCCTCTGCGGGCCTAAACATAGAGGTAGTGGCCTCTCCGGATGAAGAGGCCCTGTTCGCCAGGCTCTAA
- the hemC gene encoding hydroxymethylbilane synthase, with translation MTPLLKIGTRGSRLATTQCGWVQRQIVTALGHDPALSHEVAPLVIITTQGDRIQDRRLIEAGGKQLFTKEIEDALLSGEVDVAVHSLKDMPAEDIPGLSLCAFPVREDPRDAFVSLKYRSLEDLPQGAKLGTASLRRQAQALAVRPDLEVVMLRGNVDTRLSKLEAGHCDAMLLAAAGLKRMGLEAHIKSYIDPDLFPCAPGQGALAIQCRTNDLDQEWIKRLHHVETHLQISAERGALVALEASCRTAVGAYAKIEGDALTLFVEALTADGRTRWQRRETIIAPTLETAHALGLGLGQSIRDEAGDRLIQYTG, from the coding sequence ATGACCCCACTTCTGAAAATCGGTACGCGCGGTTCGCGGCTTGCCACCACACAATGCGGCTGGGTTCAGCGTCAGATCGTCACCGCGCTCGGTCACGACCCAGCCCTGTCGCACGAAGTTGCGCCGCTAGTCATCATCACCACGCAGGGCGACCGCATTCAGGATCGCCGCCTGATCGAAGCCGGCGGCAAGCAGTTGTTCACCAAGGAGATCGAGGACGCGCTTCTGAGCGGTGAGGTCGATGTCGCCGTCCATTCGCTGAAGGACATGCCCGCCGAAGATATTCCCGGCCTTAGCCTGTGCGCTTTTCCGGTCCGCGAAGACCCGCGCGATGCCTTCGTTTCCCTCAAATACCGCAGCCTCGAAGACCTGCCGCAAGGCGCTAAGCTCGGCACCGCCTCGCTGCGGCGTCAGGCGCAAGCCCTGGCTGTGCGGCCGGACCTTGAGGTCGTTATGCTGCGCGGTAATGTCGATACGCGCCTGTCGAAGCTGGAGGCCGGGCATTGCGACGCCATGCTGCTGGCGGCGGCGGGCCTGAAACGCATGGGGCTTGAGGCGCATATCAAGTCCTATATCGACCCCGACCTCTTCCCCTGCGCCCCCGGTCAGGGCGCGCTGGCCATTCAATGCCGCACCAACGACCTCGATCAGGAGTGGATCAAGCGGCTGCACCATGTCGAAACCCACCTGCAAATTTCGGCCGAACGCGGCGCACTGGTGGCGCTCGAAGCCTCATGCCGCACGGCCGTTGGGGCCTACGCGAAGATAGAAGGCGACGCCCTCACCCTGTTTGTTGAGGCCCTGACCGCCGATGGCCGCACGCGCTGGCAAAGGCGCGAAACGATCATCGCCCCTACATTGGAAACGGCCCATGCCCTGGGCCTAGGTCTGGGGCAATCCATCCGTGATGAGGCTGGCGACCGCTTGATCCAATACACAGGCTAA
- the tsaD gene encoding tRNA (adenosine(37)-N6)-threonylcarbamoyltransferase complex transferase subunit TsaD produces the protein MSLCVLGVESSCDETAVAVVRRGDDGAIEVLSSVIHSQVVKHAVYGGVVPEIAARSHVETIDDLARLALSQAAEQGVGVDDIDAVAATAGPGLIGGVMVGLSFAKGFALSRGLPLIGVNHLEGHALSVRLTHTVPFPFLLLLVSGGHCQLLHVRGVGDYERLGTTIDDAAGEAFDKIAKTLGLGYPGGPALEAEAAKGDATRFTLPRALLGRKDCDFSYSGLKTAAAKIAMEQVKTPQDRADLCASVQAAIARQLVERSARAMRAFKAENAARTEVTRPAFVVAGGVAANKTVRAELSALSEKEGFDFVAPPLAYCTDNAAMIALAGLERFALMQAAADYDGDKQVQDGLSALARPRWPLDERRALSAPIHKYSGRKGAKA, from the coding sequence ATGTCTCTTTGCGTTCTGGGTGTCGAATCGAGCTGTGACGAAACCGCTGTCGCCGTGGTGCGACGCGGTGATGACGGCGCGATTGAAGTCCTGTCTTCGGTCATCCATTCTCAAGTGGTCAAGCACGCCGTCTATGGCGGGGTTGTGCCGGAAATCGCGGCGCGCAGCCACGTCGAAACCATCGACGATCTGGCGCGTCTGGCGCTTTCGCAGGCCGCCGAACAGGGCGTTGGGGTGGACGATATCGACGCGGTGGCCGCTACCGCTGGACCGGGCCTGATCGGCGGGGTGATGGTGGGCTTAAGCTTCGCCAAGGGCTTTGCCCTGTCGCGCGGTCTGCCGCTGATCGGGGTCAATCACCTCGAAGGTCACGCCCTGTCCGTGCGCCTGACGCACACTGTGCCGTTTCCCTTCCTCCTGCTGCTGGTCTCCGGTGGCCATTGTCAGTTGCTGCACGTGCGCGGTGTCGGTGATTATGAGCGTCTGGGCACCACGATTGACGATGCCGCGGGTGAGGCCTTCGACAAGATCGCCAAGACTTTGGGGCTGGGCTATCCCGGCGGCCCGGCGCTGGAGGCTGAGGCGGCGAAGGGCGATGCCACGCGCTTTACCCTGCCACGCGCGCTTTTGGGGCGTAAAGACTGCGATTTTTCCTATTCGGGCCTGAAAACCGCCGCCGCCAAGATCGCCATGGAGCAGGTGAAGACACCGCAAGACCGCGCGGATCTGTGTGCCTCGGTGCAGGCGGCGATTGCGCGGCAACTGGTCGAACGTTCGGCTCGCGCCATGCGCGCTTTCAAGGCTGAAAACGCTGCCAGAACGGAAGTAACCCGCCCGGCCTTTGTCGTGGCGGGTGGCGTGGCGGCCAATAAGACCGTGCGGGCTGAGTTGTCGGCATTGTCCGAAAAAGAGGGGTTTGACTTTGTCGCCCCGCCTCTGGCCTACTGTACCGACAATGCGGCCATGATTGCGCTGGCCGGGCTGGAACGCTTTGCGCTGATGCAGGCGGCGGCCGATTATGATGGGGACAAACAGGTGCAAGACGGACTGTCGGCGCTGGCGCGGCCACGCTGGCCCCTTGACGAGCGCCGTGCGCTCAGTGCACCCATACATAAATATTCGGGACGCAAGGGAGCTAAGGCTTGA
- a CDS encoding NAD(P)H-dependent glycerol-3-phosphate dehydrogenase has product MTQFVHAKAFDKVGIIGAGAWGTALAQVAARAGREVLIQCREPEVADSINAQHLNHLYLPGRELLAQVKATADLADLGDCDLILAVPPAQHMRASLKAFAPHVRDGLPIVLCAKGVERGTDCLMNEVLTETLPQARAAVLSGPSFAAEVARGLPTAVTLACKDAALGAQISTTLATQTFRPYLIDDMIGAEAGGALKNVLAIACGISEGKGLGRSAHAALITRGFAEMTRLAVALGAKAETLSGLCGMGDLVLSCSSPQSRNMSVGLALGGGQTLAQALEGKISVAEGVESAPAVKHLGEKLGVDLPICNMVATILSGEASVDKAIGDLMSRPLKTER; this is encoded by the coding sequence TTGACCCAATTCGTGCACGCCAAAGCCTTTGACAAGGTCGGTATCATCGGGGCAGGGGCATGGGGTACGGCGCTGGCGCAGGTCGCCGCGCGGGCCGGGCGCGAGGTGTTGATCCAGTGCCGTGAGCCGGAAGTGGCCGATTCGATCAATGCTCAGCACCTCAATCACCTCTATCTGCCGGGCCGTGAGCTGCTGGCGCAGGTGAAGGCGACCGCCGATCTGGCCGATCTGGGGGACTGTGACCTTATTCTGGCCGTTCCGCCGGCGCAGCATATGCGCGCCTCACTGAAGGCCTTTGCGCCGCATGTGCGCGACGGCCTGCCCATCGTCCTTTGCGCCAAGGGGGTTGAACGCGGCACGGACTGCCTGATGAATGAGGTCCTCACCGAGACCCTTCCGCAGGCGCGCGCCGCGGTCCTGTCGGGCCCGTCCTTCGCCGCCGAGGTGGCGCGCGGTTTGCCCACCGCCGTGACGCTGGCGTGCAAGGACGCGGCGCTGGGAGCGCAGATTTCGACGACTTTGGCGACGCAGACCTTCCGCCCCTATCTGATCGACGACATGATCGGGGCTGAGGCGGGCGGGGCTCTGAAAAACGTGCTGGCCATTGCCTGTGGTATTTCCGAAGGCAAGGGGCTGGGGCGCTCGGCGCACGCCGCCCTGATCACGCGCGGTTTTGCAGAAATGACGCGTCTGGCCGTGGCGCTGGGCGCGAAGGCCGAGACGCTGAGTGGCCTGTGCGGTATGGGTGATCTGGTCCTGTCGTGCTCCTCGCCGCAATCGCGCAATATGAGCGTCGGCCTGGCGCTTGGGGGCGGACAAACGCTGGCTCAGGCGCTTGAAGGTAAGATTTCGGTCGCCGAAGGGGTCGAATCGGCCCCGGCCGTCAAGCATCTGGGCGAAAAACTGGGTGTCGATCTGCCGATTTGCAACATGGTGGCGACCATCCTGTCGGGTGAAGCCAGCGTAGATAAGGCCATCGGCGATCTGATGTCGCGCCCGCTGAAGACGGAACGGTGA
- a CDS encoding Rieske (2Fe-2S) protein, with translation MRPLPGTIICTWAELQVTGTVLYRQDGFEGFVILDDYVPRGYVDACPHNGMPLGGDQEESDYQTREQDVILCRWHGASFLKDSGLCIGGPCAGEHLASWPVERRGDEVVTV, from the coding sequence GTGAGACCGCTTCCCGGCACCATCATCTGTACCTGGGCTGAGCTTCAGGTAACCGGCACCGTCCTCTATCGTCAGGACGGGTTTGAGGGGTTCGTGATCCTCGATGACTATGTGCCGCGCGGCTATGTCGATGCCTGTCCGCACAACGGGATGCCTCTGGGGGGCGATCAGGAGGAAAGCGATTATCAGACGCGCGAGCAGGATGTGATCCTCTGCCGCTGGCACGGCGCGTCGTTTTTAAAAGACAGCGGCCTGTGCATCGGCGGTCCTTGCGCCGGAGAGCATCTTGCGTCGTGGCCGGTCGAACGCCGGGGCGATGAGGTGGTGACGGTTTAA
- a CDS encoding creatininase family protein has translation MHLAFSTWPEIEARLKTSKTVIIPIGSNEQHGPMGLLGTDWLCPEIIAHAAEKQGDILVAPTFNIGMAQHHLGFAGTISLRPSTFMAAIEDWVKSLARHGFERIYFLNGHGGNVASIEAAFSEIYSQWSWKGTRCPFALKLSNWWDLPGISPLCARLFPKGHGSHATPSEIALTWAAYPDAVRDLTMDPPIAPTGPIRDALDYRARFPDGRIGADSSLATRALGQQILEAAVPALLKDIAKFEAEERP, from the coding sequence GTGCACCTCGCCTTTTCCACGTGGCCGGAAATCGAAGCCCGTCTGAAGACCTCAAAAACGGTGATCATTCCTATCGGTTCCAATGAACAGCACGGCCCGATGGGGCTTTTAGGGACCGACTGGCTGTGCCCGGAAATCATCGCCCATGCCGCAGAAAAGCAAGGCGATATTCTCGTCGCGCCGACCTTCAATATCGGCATGGCGCAGCACCATCTAGGCTTTGCGGGAACCATTTCCTTACGCCCTTCGACCTTTATGGCGGCGATCGAAGACTGGGTGAAGTCGCTGGCGCGGCATGGCTTTGAGCGCATCTATTTCCTCAATGGCCACGGCGGCAATGTCGCCTCGATCGAAGCGGCCTTTTCGGAAATCTATAGCCAATGGTCATGGAAAGGCACGCGCTGTCCCTTCGCACTGAAACTGTCCAACTGGTGGGATTTGCCGGGTATCTCGCCTTTGTGCGCCCGCCTCTTCCCCAAGGGCCACGGCAGCCACGCCACGCCGTCGGAAATCGCCCTAACCTGGGCCGCCTATCCGGATGCCGTGCGCGACCTGACGATGGACCCGCCGATTGCGCCCACCGGCCCGATCCGCGACGCGCTCGATTACCGCGCGCGCTTCCCTGACGGCCGCATTGGCGCAGACTCATCACTGGCCACGCGAGCGCTGGGGCAGCAAATTCTGGAGGCGGCGGTTCCGGCCCTTCTGAAAGATATTGCGAAATTCGAGGCTGAGGAACGGCCTTAA
- the acs gene encoding acetate--CoA ligase has protein sequence MTVDTLNNPTLFPVPATYPRAHSVTAAALQAQRDLVKSDPWAHWRQLGEALDWIKPFTQVKDVSFNREDFRIRWYHDGQLNVAANCIDRHLPHKADTVAFIFEGDEPNDSYTVTYGQLAEAVGKRANLLKKYGVKKGDRVTIYMPMVPEAAYFMLACARIGAVHSVVFGGFSPDSLAGRINDCQSEYVVTTIEGRRGGKSVPLKANTDLALLQCPGVKRVFVTGNGCSLSHDGRDLCVDPELEGLSADCPPEPMNAEDPLFILYTSGSTGKPKGVLHTTGGYLAWAAYTFKTVFDWHEGDVYWCTADVGWVTGHSYVVYGPLANGATSLIFEGVPNYPTVSRFWEVIDKHQVTTFYTAPTAIRALMREGDAPVLKTSRKSLRLLGSVGEPINPEAWLWYHRVVGNESCPIVDTWWQTETGGHLITPVPGATALKPGSATHPLPGIEACLVDNEGKELSGATEGNLCICDSWPGQMRSVFGDHQRFIETYFSTYPGKYFTGDGARRDEDGYYWITGRVDDVLNVSGHRLGTAEVESALVAHHSVAEAAVVGFPHDIKGQGIYCYVTLTKGVEPTEALKTELRNWVRREIGPIASPDIIQWAPGLPKTRSGKIMRRILRKIAERDVSNLGDISTLADPSVVADLVKGAGL, from the coding sequence ATGACGGTTGATACGCTGAACAATCCGACTCTCTTTCCCGTGCCGGCGACCTATCCGCGCGCTCACAGCGTGACGGCGGCCGCGCTTCAGGCGCAGCGTGATCTGGTTAAGTCCGACCCGTGGGCCCACTGGCGTCAACTGGGCGAAGCGCTCGACTGGATCAAGCCCTTCACGCAGGTCAAGGATGTGTCCTTCAATCGCGAAGACTTCCGCATCCGCTGGTATCACGACGGTCAACTCAACGTCGCGGCCAACTGCATCGACCGCCACCTGCCGCACAAGGCCGATACGGTGGCCTTTATCTTCGAAGGCGATGAGCCGAACGATTCTTACACAGTCACCTATGGCCAACTGGCCGAAGCGGTGGGCAAGCGCGCGAACCTGCTTAAAAAGTATGGCGTCAAAAAAGGCGACCGCGTCACTATCTATATGCCCATGGTACCAGAAGCGGCCTATTTCATGCTGGCCTGCGCGCGTATCGGGGCGGTGCATTCGGTGGTGTTCGGAGGCTTCTCGCCCGACAGCCTGGCCGGGCGTATCAATGACTGTCAGTCGGAATACGTGGTCACGACCATCGAAGGCCGTCGCGGTGGTAAGTCGGTGCCGCTCAAAGCCAATACCGACCTCGCCCTGCTGCAATGCCCCGGTGTGAAGCGCGTCTTCGTCACCGGCAATGGCTGTTCGCTGAGCCATGACGGGCGCGATCTGTGCGTCGATCCGGAACTGGAAGGTTTAAGCGCCGACTGCCCGCCAGAGCCGATGAACGCCGAAGATCCTCTTTTCATCCTCTACACGTCCGGTTCCACGGGCAAGCCCAAGGGCGTGCTGCACACGACGGGCGGCTACCTCGCTTGGGCCGCCTATACGTTTAAAACCGTTTTCGACTGGCACGAAGGCGATGTCTATTGGTGCACCGCCGATGTGGGCTGGGTGACGGGCCATTCCTACGTAGTCTATGGTCCGTTGGCGAATGGGGCCACCTCGTTGATCTTTGAAGGCGTACCCAACTACCCCACCGTGTCGCGCTTCTGGGAGGTGATCGACAAGCATCAGGTGACGACCTTCTACACCGCGCCAACGGCCATCCGCGCGCTGATGCGCGAAGGCGACGCACCGGTGCTTAAGACCTCGCGCAAGTCGCTGCGCCTGCTGGGCTCTGTGGGTGAGCCGATCAATCCCGAAGCCTGGCTGTGGTATCACCGCGTGGTTGGCAACGAAAGCTGCCCCATTGTCGATACCTGGTGGCAGACTGAAACCGGCGGGCACCTGATTACCCCGGTGCCGGGCGCCACGGCGCTCAAGCCCGGTTCGGCCACCCACCCCCTGCCGGGGATTGAGGCTTGTCTGGTCGATAATGAGGGCAAGGAACTTAGCGGGGCGACCGAAGGCAATCTGTGTATCTGCGACTCTTGGCCGGGTCAGATGCGCTCGGTCTTTGGCGATCATCAGCGTTTTATCGAAACCTACTTCTCGACTTATCCTGGCAAGTACTTCACTGGCGATGGCGCGCGCCGCGATGAAGACGGCTATTACTGGATCACCGGCCGGGTTGATGACGTCCTGAACGTCTCCGGCCACCGTCTGGGAACGGCTGAGGTCGAAAGCGCGCTGGTGGCGCACCACAGCGTTGCCGAAGCCGCCGTGGTCGGCTTCCCCCACGACATCAAGGGGCAGGGCATCTATTGCTACGTCACCCTGACAAAGGGCGTCGAACCGACCGAAGCGCTGAAGACCGAACTGCGCAACTGGGTGCGTCGCGAAATCGGCCCCATCGCCTCACCGGACATCATTCAGTGGGCACCGGGCCTGCCTAAGACGCGCTCAGGCAAGATCATGCGCCGTATCCTGCGCAAGATCGCCGAACGCGACGTTTCAAACCTTGGTGATATTTCGACGTTGGCCGATCCATCGGTGGTGGCCGATCTGGTCAAGGGCGCTGGGCTTTAA
- a CDS encoding hemerythrin domain-containing protein has product MDIYNYIKKDHRKVEDLMEQVVIAADGATRLRLFNEIKNELTIHAKSEEETFYKAVLDATRSKAVEHKMEHANEEHDEIEAFLQKVSGLSADSDQWLLHFGELKHAVMHHVEEEEGEIFEKAKTYLSADQARKLAKEMGALKKEMMAGA; this is encoded by the coding sequence ATGGATATCTATAATTACATCAAAAAAGACCACCGCAAGGTCGAGGACCTGATGGAGCAGGTGGTCATCGCCGCAGATGGCGCGACGCGTCTGCGCCTATTCAACGAGATCAAAAACGAGCTGACAATCCACGCCAAGAGCGAGGAAGAGACCTTCTATAAGGCCGTACTAGACGCCACGCGCTCAAAGGCCGTCGAGCACAAGATGGAACATGCCAATGAGGAGCATGATGAGATCGAAGCCTTCCTTCAGAAGGTGTCCGGCCTGTCGGCTGACAGCGATCAGTGGCTGCTGCATTTTGGTGAACTGAAACACGCCGTCATGCACCACGTCGAAGAGGAAGAGGGCGAAATCTTCGAAAAGGCCAAGACCTATCTCAGTGCCGATCAGGCCCGCAAGCTGGCAAAGGAGATGGGCGCGCTGAAAAAGGAGATGATGGCGGGAGCGTAA